The sequence GTCGATGCTGACTTCGAAGTGCTTGTCGCAGGCCTCGCTGAATATGCGCTCCAGCGCTTGTGGCCTTGCCTCGACGTCTTCAAAGGCTCTCTGCTCTTCGGCATTGCGGCCATCGGGCCGGTACCAGTAGCCGTAATCGACCAGCTGGCGACGCTGCGGACCGGCAA comes from Gammaproteobacteria bacterium and encodes:
- a CDS encoding elongation factor P hydroxylase; the encoded protein is AGPQRRQLVDYGYWYRPDGRNAEEQRAFEDVEARPQALERIFSEACDKHFEVSIDNLSGVPVDHESFEAKVEAAYLSYRQRGLPRRACHFEQALLGRSVRPAERGAA